From one Acidobacteriota bacterium genomic stretch:
- the glnA gene encoding type I glutamate--ammonia ligase: MNAKHVLNYAAEQGARFVSVRFTDLPGSWHHLTYPISELTEDSFEDGFGFDASSLRGWAAINESDMLLIPDPSRCWVDPFAEDTTICLIANVVDPITKEGYGLDPRSVAVRAESYLKFTGIADTIFVGPEAEFFIFDEAHFHAGQHSAGFYVNSEEGHWNSGRQGNEMSPNLGYHIRAKEGYVPVAPMDSLVDLRNTISTILGEVGINVECHHHEVATAGQCEIDFRYANLLHTADNLMLFKYVVKNTAVAHGKSATFMPKPIYGDNGSGMHCHQSLWKDGLPLFAGDQYAGLSEMAKHYIGGLLKHAPAIVAFAAPTTNSYKRLVPGFEAPVNLAYSARNRSAAVRIPMFSQSPKAKRLEFRPPDPSCNPYITFAALLMAGLDGIQNRIDPGEPLDKDIYDLPPEELANVPSLPGNLDDALKALESDHEFLLKGDVFTTSMIERWIKFKRENEIQPMRLRPHPLEFAMYYDI; encoded by the coding sequence ATGAACGCAAAACATGTTCTTAACTACGCCGCCGAACAGGGCGCGCGATTTGTATCCGTGCGATTCACGGACCTGCCTGGTTCCTGGCATCATCTTACATATCCGATCAGCGAGTTAACAGAAGACAGTTTCGAAGACGGTTTTGGTTTTGACGCGTCGAGCCTTCGAGGTTGGGCGGCGATCAACGAATCGGATATGCTTCTGATCCCGGATCCTTCGCGATGCTGGGTCGATCCGTTTGCGGAAGACACGACCATTTGTCTGATCGCTAACGTCGTCGATCCGATCACCAAGGAAGGCTACGGGCTCGACCCGCGTTCCGTAGCGGTTCGTGCCGAAAGCTATCTGAAGTTCACCGGGATCGCGGACACGATCTTCGTCGGACCCGAGGCCGAATTTTTCATTTTTGACGAAGCGCATTTTCACGCCGGACAACATTCGGCGGGCTTCTACGTGAATTCGGAAGAAGGGCATTGGAATTCGGGCCGTCAGGGAAACGAGATGTCTCCGAACCTCGGCTACCATATTCGCGCGAAAGAGGGTTACGTTCCGGTTGCTCCGATGGATTCGCTGGTCGATCTGCGAAACACCATTTCGACGATTCTCGGCGAAGTCGGGATCAACGTCGAATGCCACCACCACGAAGTGGCGACGGCCGGACAGTGCGAGATCGACTTCAGATACGCCAATCTGCTCCATACGGCCGACAATTTGATGCTTTTCAAGTATGTCGTCAAGAACACCGCGGTTGCCCACGGGAAGTCGGCGACCTTTATGCCGAAGCCGATCTACGGCGATAACGGTTCGGGAATGCACTGCCATCAGTCGCTCTGGAAAGACGGTTTGCCGCTTTTTGCCGGCGATCAGTATGCCGGCCTTTCGGAGATGGCCAAGCATTACATCGGCGGACTTCTGAAGCACGCGCCGGCGATCGTGGCCTTCGCGGCGCCGACGACCAACAGCTACAAACGGCTGGTTCCGGGCTTTGAAGCGCCGGTCAATCTGGCTTACTCGGCGCGCAACCGATCGGCGGCCGTCAGAATTCCGATGTTTTCACAGTCGCCGAAAGCCAAACGGCTTGAGTTCCGTCCGCCGGACCCGAGCTGCAATCCGTACATCACGTTCGCGGCGTTGCTTATGGCCGGACTTGACGGGATTCAGAACCGCATTGATCCGGGCGAACCGCTCGACAAGGACATCTATGATCTTCCGCCGGAAGAACTGGCGAACGTGCCGTCGTTGCCCGGGAATTTGGACGATGCGTTGAAGGCGCTCGAAAGCGATCACGAGTTTCTCTTAAAGGGAGACGTGTTCACCACTTCGATGATCGAACGTTGGATCAAGTTCAAACGCGAGAACGAGATCCAGCCGATGCGTCTGCGTCCGCACCCGCTTGAGTTCGCGATGTATTACGATATTTAG